The following are encoded in a window of Magnolia sinica isolate HGM2019 chromosome 11, MsV1, whole genome shotgun sequence genomic DNA:
- the LOC131218476 gene encoding uncharacterized protein LOC131218476 produces the protein MALSSFQFYPRFGPKLPALTRPRNSKYYCPSPNLEHSHTPRLRVSAIPPCFLHPNYTNVSARSSGPFLPPHGVAPSHQIDPFDDGPQAIDTVHDLYSAIGSRNTGEITHLISDDCKCTCNFTPLRGLYEGKKHVIGFLTGLIGSMGESMVMKVDTSCYGEGDTVGVLWHMEWMGIRVPFGKGCTFHTCESRDGKILIRDMEIFMESLVKLGFLQLRLMGLMMFIFGKCMRVAMGYLEMGTTI, from the exons ATGGCTCTTTCCTCTTTCCAATTTTACCCTCGTTTTGGCCCGAAATTACCAGCTTTAACACGTCCCAGAAATAGTAAATACTACTGCCCCTCTCCAAATTTAGAACACTCACATACACCGAGATTGCGTGTATCAGCTATCCCTCCATGTTTTCTTCATCCAAATTACACCAACGTCTCTGCCAGATCTAGTGGCCCATTTCTTCCACCCCATGGTGTTGCTCCCTCTCATCAGATAGACCCATTTGATGATGGCCCACAAGCGATCGACACCGTTCATGATCTCTACTCGGCGATTGGAAGCCGGAATACGGGAGAAATCACCCATCTGATATCTGACGACTGCAAATGTACTTGCAATTTCACTCCCTTACGCGGTTTGTACGAGGGGAAAAAG CATGTTATTGGCTTCCTTACTGGCCTGATTGGGTCCATGGGAGAATCAATGGTGATGAAGGTGGACACGTCATGCTATGGAGAAGGTGACACCGTTGGTGTTCTCTGGCACATGG AGTGGATGGGAATTCGTGTTCCCTTTGGGAAAGGCTGCACATTCCACACGTGCGAGAGCAGGGACGGCAAGATCCTTATAAG GGACATGGAGATTTTCATGGAATCCTTAGTAAAGCTGGGATTTCTTCAATTG agattgatgggattgatgatgTTCATCTTCGGCAAGTGTATGCGTGTTGCAATGGGATACCTGGAGATGGGAACAACCATATGA
- the LOC131219557 gene encoding uncharacterized protein LOC131219557, producing the protein MAEDLVLDTAIRDWVLIPLSVVMVLIGVLRYFVSKLMRSFQPPDAKIVKEGQVIIRARNLRAAANFIPAKSFRARRAYYSNEENGLLHVPKGQAQNAQAQMFSDPNMAMDMMKKNLSMIIPQTLTFAWVNFFFSGFVAAKIPFPLTQRFRSMLQNGIDLSTVDVSYVSSRSWYFLNLFGLRGLFSLILGEENATDDTQRMMQMSGFGFDPSKSLSAEKDSLDIVQHDWALPRFEQRAEAVLRKLVN; encoded by the exons ATGGCGGAAGATCTAGTGCTGGACACTGCGATCAGAGACTGGGTCCTGATCCCACTGTCCGTCGTGATGGTCCTGATCGGCGTCCTTCGCTACTTCGTCTCAAAGCTCATGCGATCTTTCCAACCGCCCGATGCTAAAATCGTCAAAGAAGG gCAAGTCATTATTCGCGCGAGGAACCTGCGAGCAGCTGCGAATTTCATCCCCGCTAAGTCATTCCGTGCTCGCAGAGCGTATTATAGCAACGag GAGAATGGGTTGCTTCACGTTCCTAAGGGGCAGGCACAAAATGCGCAAGCTCAAATGTTTTCTGATCCAAACATGGCTATGGACATGATGAAGAAGAACCTCTCAATGATCATACCACAG ACACTTACTTTTGCGTGGGTGAACTTCTTCTTCTCTGGTTTTGTTGCAG CCAAGATACCCTTTCCGCTAACCCAGAGGTTCAGGTCAATGTTACAGAACGGGATTGACTTGAGCACCGTCGATGTTAGCTATGTCAGCAGTCGCTCATG GTATTTTCTGAATCTGTTTGGATTGAGGGGTCTATTCAGTCTCATTCTGGGAGAAGAAAATG CCACAGATGACACACAGCGGATGATGCAAATGAGTGGGTTTGGATTTGATCCTTCAAAG AGCTTGAGTGCAGAGAAAGACAGTCTGGACATAGTACAGCATGATTGGGCTCTACCGAGATTCGAGCAGCGTGCTGAAGCCGTCTTGAGAAAGCTCGTCAATTGA